Proteins encoded by one window of Cellvibrio sp. KY-GH-1:
- a CDS encoding aspartyl/asparaginyl beta-hydroxylase domain-containing protein → MGLIVLAVFVLAALYVQNRGVVQHDKFTRKLTDHSNFLAPINCLFYFFSKDTQSAYIDVDKFPELKILQDNWEVIRDEAVNLNKEAHIKASADLDDLGFNSFFRTGWKRFYLKWYGANLKSAEQLCPKTVELINSLPNVKGAMFTMLPPGARLGKHRDPYAGSLRYHLGLITPNSDDCYISVDGQKYSWRDGEAVMFDETFIHHAENKTDHNRIILFLDVKRPVDFKWVDWINEGFSRLVVAGAATKNVKGDKVGFLNRAFAYLYQIRILGKKIKAFNKPLYYVLQYGLYIALIYWIFF, encoded by the coding sequence ATGGGATTAATCGTTCTCGCCGTGTTTGTCCTCGCCGCCCTGTATGTGCAGAACCGGGGAGTTGTCCAACATGATAAGTTCACCCGCAAGCTGACCGACCACTCCAACTTTCTGGCGCCGATCAACTGCCTGTTTTATTTCTTCTCCAAAGACACCCAGTCGGCCTATATCGATGTAGACAAGTTTCCCGAACTGAAAATACTGCAAGACAACTGGGAAGTAATTCGCGATGAAGCAGTCAATCTGAACAAGGAAGCACACATCAAAGCGTCGGCCGACCTGGATGACTTGGGCTTTAACTCCTTCTTCCGCACCGGTTGGAAACGCTTTTACCTGAAATGGTACGGCGCCAATTTGAAGTCAGCGGAGCAACTCTGCCCCAAGACCGTCGAGTTGATTAACAGCTTGCCTAATGTAAAAGGCGCAATGTTTACCATGCTGCCACCCGGTGCCCGCTTGGGTAAACACCGCGACCCTTACGCGGGTTCGCTGCGCTACCACCTGGGGCTAATCACTCCCAACTCCGATGATTGCTATATCTCGGTAGACGGTCAGAAATACTCCTGGCGCGATGGTGAAGCGGTGATGTTTGATGAAACCTTTATTCATCATGCGGAAAACAAAACGGATCACAATCGCATCATCCTCTTCTTGGATGTTAAGCGTCCGGTGGATTTCAAATGGGTAGATTGGATTAACGAAGGGTTCTCGCGTCTGGTAGTAGCCGGTGCGGCCACCAAAAATGTGAAGGGCGATAAAGTCGGATTTTTAAATCGCGCGTTTGCTTACCTGTATCAAATCCGCATTCTGGGTAAGAAAATCAAAGCCTTTAACAAGCCGCTTTATTATGTATTGCAGTACGGCTTGTACATCGCGTTGATTTATTGGATTTTCTTTTAA